The proteins below come from a single Oenanthe melanoleuca isolate GR-GAL-2019-014 chromosome Z, OMel1.0, whole genome shotgun sequence genomic window:
- the RXFP3 gene encoding relaxin-3 receptor 1 codes for MGEPCERGACSPAAGIKEGADRESWDTPLGFLESAQMDNGSNVSFLQFLKTINLERADGMQGDSSDVVRIVISLVYSVVCALGLVGNLLVLYLMKSKQGWRKSSINLFVTSLAVTDFQFVLTLPFWAVENALDFNWLFGKAMCKIVSYVTAMNMYASVFFLTAMSVARYRSVASALKNQRRGDPVGGCCSAKWLCALIWLSAILASLPHAIFSTTATVFDDVLCLVKFPEGRGSNPQFWLGLYHIQKVLLGFVVPLVIISLCYLLLVRFISDKHVGTCSGPSIKRRSKVTRSVSIVVLSFFLCWLPNQALTTWGILIKLNVVHFSNEYFLSQVYLFPISVCLAHSNSCLNPVLYCLMRREFRKALKNLLWKITSPSLTTMRPFTDTTKPEKEEQALHAVMPVHPAPAAPRAAAVQAEVAYYPPGVVMYSSRYDLLPASSMEQHC; via the coding sequence ATGGGCGAGCCCTGCGAGCGCGGTGCCTGCTCGCCAGCCGCTGGCATAAAGGAAGGAGCGGACAGGGAGTCCTGGGACACGCCGCTGGGTTTCCTGGAGAGCGCTCAGATGGACAACGGTAGCAACGTGTCCTTCCTGCAGTTCTTGAAGACCATCAACCTGGAGCGAGCCGACGGGATGCAGGGGGACAGTTCTGATGTGGTGAGGATTGTCATCTCACTGGTGTACTCCGTGGtgtgtgccctggggctggtgggcaACCTGCTGGTGCTCTACCTGATGAAAAGCAAGCAAGGCTGGAGGAAATCCTCCATCAACCTCTTTGTGACCAGCCTGGCAGTGACTGACTTCCAGTTTGTGCTGACCTTGCCATTCTGGGCAGTGGAGAACGCGCTGGACTTCAACTGGCTCTTTGGCAAGGCAATGTGTAAGATCGTCTCCTATGTGACAGCAATGAATATGTATGCCAGTGTATTCTTTCTCACTGCCATGAGTGTGGCTCGATACCGCTCTGTGGCTTCAGCTCTGAAGAATCAGCGTCGGGGAGACCCAGTggggggctgctgctctgccaagtGGCTTTGTGCACTCATCTGGCTGTCAGCTATCCTGGCTTCCCTGCCCCATGCCATTTTTTCCACCACTGCCACTGTCTTTGACGATGTTCTCTGTCTTGTCAAGTTCCCAGAGGGCCGAGGCAGCAATCCGCAATTCTGGCTGGGTCTGTACCACATCCagaaggtgctgctgggcttCGTGGTGCCGCTGGTCATCATTAGTCTCTGCTACTTGCTCCTGGTGCGTTTCATCAGTGACAAGCACGTGGGCACCTGCAGCGGCCCCAGCATCAAGCGCCGCTCCAAGGTCACTAGGTCAGTGTCCATCGTGGTACTGTCTTTCTTCTTGTGCTGGCTGCCTAACCAAGCACTTACAACGTGGGGGATACTCATCAAACTCAACGTGGTGCACTTCAGTAATGAGTATTTTCTCTCCCAAGTGTACCTTTTCCCCATCAGCGTGTGCCTGGCACACTCCAACAGCTGCCTCAATCCCGTTCTCTACTGCCTCATGCGCAGGGAGTTCCGCAAGGCACTGAAGAACCTCCTCTGGAAGATCACCTCACCTTCCCTCACCACCATGCGCCCTTTCACTGACACCACCAAGCCTGAGAAGGAGGAGCAGGCCCTGCATGCCGTGATGCCTGTCcaccctgcccctgctgctccccggGCTGCAGCCGTACAGGCAGAGGTGGCCTATTACCCTCCCGGCGTGGTGATGTACAGCAGCCGCTACgacctgctgcctgccagctccatggagcagcactgctaG